The genome window TCACAAGCTGTAAGAGAACAGCGACGTAGGGGGAGGCATCATGAACAACCATACTTTCGAACTGTCGTCCGTGATGATCGCGTTCGCGGTCATCGGTGTCATCGTGATCGGCGGGCTGCTGGCCGCGATGCACATGAAGCACAAATATCATCCGAACCTGATTGGCGCGCTGATCGGCGCGTTGCTGTGCTTCCTGCTGATCGAGGCGTTACCGGCGCTCACCTGACGCGCTCCCCGGCGCGAGCGTTTGAAGGAAATCATCTACGGTCGGATAGCGCAACGTCACGCACAATTCGGCCTTGAGCCGTGCGTTGGACAGGCGCCGCGACTCGCGCATGAACGACAGCAGTGTCGGTTCGAGCTGACGCTCGGCGTCCGCGCGGCTGACGCGCGGCGGCCTCGGCAGGCCGAGCACCTGCGCGACCCGGTCGAAATACTCCCCCATCCGCAGTTCGCTGTCGTCCGACGCGTGCACGGCGCGCGCCGGCTTGCCGCGTTCGGCCACACGGCGCAGGATCGCCGCGAGATCGTCCGCATGGATGTGGTTCGTGTAGACGTCGTCGGCCGGCTCGAGCGCCGGCGTGCCGCGCTCGAGCCGTGCGACCGGCAGGCGGTTCGCCGCGTAGATCCCGGGAATCCGCACGATGCGCGCGGACAGCACGCCGCGCACCGTCGCCGCACGCAGTTGCCGCTCCGCCGACACGCGCCGGAACGCGCGCGGATTCGCGGGACGCAGCGGCTGCGTTTCGTCGATGCGCGCGCC of Burkholderia sp. HI2500 contains these proteins:
- a CDS encoding NAD-dependent epimerase/dehydratase family protein, whose protein sequence is MIATRILRRPRALIVGCGDVGMRCVAQWRDTRRNLRIFALTSHPARRDELRAAGATPIVGDLDRRATLGRLAGLARTILHLAPPQSDGRDDRRTRALIAATTVPARRPPVPPASAVGRLRTLRTATRQAGAPVRAARIVPDALRAPRLVYASTTGVYGDCGGARIDETQPLRPANPRAFRRVSAERQLRAATVRGVLSARIVRIPGIYAANRLPVARLERGTPALEPADDVYTNHIHADDLAAILRRVAERGKPARAVHASDDSELRMGEYFDRVAQVLGLPRPPRVSRADAERQLEPTLLSFMRESRRLSNARLKAELCVTLRYPTVDDFLQTLAPGSASGERR